The genomic stretch TTCTGATATCTACCTGATCCTGATCAGAATTCCTCTTTCGTTTCATCCAAATAAGATCTTCAACTGATGCAACTCGCACCGTTCCATATTCCGATTCTGCATCTAAGGCCTTCAGAATAATCTGTTGAGATCGCTCGCTATTTGCTGCTAGAACATCCAGCTGTAAATGGTCTTCCCCCACAATCTTAATAAATCTGTGCAAAGTAATATCAGCATTTTTAAAAGCCCAGGGAACTGCAGACACAAAGAAATCAAGCTTTA from Candidatus Aegiribacteria sp. encodes the following:
- a CDS encoding nucleotidyl transferase AbiEii/AbiGii toxin family protein, translated to MNIFEEFRKIVKAIEVNNLKYALVGDVALSFHDQPRFTKDIDLLLSPDDIDNFADVLLKLDFFVSAVPWAFKNADITLHRFIKIVGEDHLQLDVLAANSERSQQIILKALDAESEYGTVRVASVEDLIWMKRKRNSDQDQVDIRMLEKGKSETNR